The segment TCCACCAGCTCGGCCCGAGACGCACCCAGTGCCTTGGCGACCATCAACCCCATGGTCATGGGCAGGACTCCACACATGGTGATATGCCTATCACGCACCTCACGAAACAAACGCTCCGGGTCAAGGTCAAGCACGGCCTGCAAAGCCAGACCATCCAATTCTCTAGCTTGATCGGCACTCACAAAATGGCTCATGTCTGAGCTGACCACCACGGATACGGGATTTCCTCTCTTCTGTATCACTGCGGCCATGCCAGCGGCGACTTCCCGCAGCACATCCAGCCGGTGCTCGGCCACGGCAATGGGCACGCAGGTAGAAACCGGATTCAATGCGGCCAGAAACGGAACCACCACCTCAAGGGAATGTTCCATATCATGGGCTTTGGTATCCGCAGTCAGAGCCGGGATGTCCTCCAGCAGAGCCTGGGCAAACATCTCTTCCACCCCAAGGCAACCTCCGGGATACAGCCACTTTCCATCCGGCCATACAGCCAGAGGCTCACCCTTTCCTGTGTGGTTGGGGCCAAGCAACAGCACTGTGGAAGCAAGATTGGCTGCCCCCAGCGTTTTGCCCGCCACCGCTCCGGAAAACATATAGCCTGCGTGGGGAACCATGGCTAGCAGCGTTGGTTGAACACCGGGCACGTCCGCCGTGTTTAGGTAACCATTTACCTCAACACTGAGTTCAGCACCATCCGACGTATAGAAACGTCCGGCGACCACTGGCGATCTATCCATGTCGTCCTCCTCGCTGGGTACGAGCATACCATTGAGTATAAGCACGACCAGCGTTACGGCAAAGTAAATAATGATTCAGAAAGGTACGGGGAGACGCACGAAACGAGTTAGAGACCGTTGCTCTGCGGTGAATACTGTCGGGCTGCCTGTTCCAGGGATTCCATTTCCAGATCTGAGGTGGCCATGCGGCCATAGAGACTCCCAGGATCCTTCTTGGAAATATCACTCAGAATTGAGCGCCATTTGGCCGAATTACCACCCTTGCGGTACAAACCGGCCACACGATAGCGCAACGCGGGTAAGCCCGGATTGCCCTCGCCCATCTTCTTTTCGTATTCAGAGGCCCATTTGATGGACTCTCGATAACGCCCGGAGCGCTCGGTGACATCAATCAGGATATTAAGGCATTCCAGAACCTTGGGAGTATCCTGCCCATCAGTCAGTAGAATTTCATAAGCCTCACCAGCATAGTCGTAGGCCTTGCGCAACTGTTTATTGTCCAGGGCGTCCCGCGCCAGA is part of the Desulfovibrio ferrophilus genome and harbors:
- the amrB gene encoding AmmeMemoRadiSam system protein B, with the translated sequence MDRSPVVAGRFYTSDGAELSVEVNGYLNTADVPGVQPTLLAMVPHAGYMFSGAVAGKTLGAANLASTVLLLGPNHTGKGEPLAVWPDGKWLYPGGCLGVEEMFAQALLEDIPALTADTKAHDMEHSLEVVVPFLAALNPVSTCVPIAVAEHRLDVLREVAAGMAAVIQKRGNPVSVVVSSDMSHFVSADQARELDGLALQAVLDLDPERLFREVRDRHITMCGVLPMTMGLMVAKALGASRAELVEYTNSGVVSGDYEQVVGYAGVLVS